The genomic region CGGCTGGCCGGAACCATCTTTCATGCGTGCCGCAATCTCGAGGCCGAGGTGGGCCGCCGCCGCGTTCCACTGCGCCTGCCTGCCAAGCACATGCATCGCATCCGACGGTGTGATGCCTGAGATATGCACCAGCCCGCGCGCCACGAGGCGGTCGAGCGTCGCCTTCTGCGGCGTGCTGAGTAGTACGTCCGCGAGCGCCACCGGCACCGTGCCGATCCGATCGTAAAGTGCCTGTTCCTGCGGCTGAAGGCCGCTTGCGAGGTGATCAGGCAGACCGGTCCGCACCGCGAGGCGGCCGTCGTGGCGTCCCGCATGTGTCGCGCGCAACTGCTTTTCGAGCACGGAGATCACGGCATCGCCGTGCAAAGCCGCCGCGAGGCTCAACGGCAGGAACCGGCGCGGACCGAGATCGATCTTCGCCTTGAGGCCGCGATCGTTGATGCGCACTTCCGAATCGCCACCGAGCCCATACGTGCGCATGGCGACGGCCTCGACCATGGTGCGGAACCCGCCGACGACGGCGCCATCGGCGTCGAGCCTCGGACGGCCCTTTTCAAGAACGGCGACGTCCGTGGTCGTGCCGCCGATATCCGAGACGACGGCGTTTTCAAGGCCGGTCAGATGCCGCGCGCCGACGAGGCTTGCAGCCGGCCCGGAAAGGATCGTCTCGATCGGCCGCAGTCGCGCTTCCGCTGCCGAGATCAACGCGCCATCGCCGCGCACCACCATCATCGGCACGTGAATGCCGCGGAGCTTGAGGAAATCCTCGCAGGAGCCGATCAGCCGATCGATCATCGACACCAGCCGGGCGTTGAGAAGTGTCGTCAGCGCGCGGCGCGGGCCGCCGAGCTTCGACGAAAGCTCATGGCTGCATGTCACCGGCAGGTGCGAAACCTCCCGGATGCGTTCGCGCACGCGCTTCTCGTGCGCCGGATTGCGCACCGCGAAATAGCCGGCGATCGCGAAGGACGAGACCTGGTTCGCAAGTTTCGGCAGGGCCTGGTCGAGCGCGCTCATGTCGAGCGGCGTCTCGCCACCATGGACATTGTGCCCGCCGGGCAGGAAAAGCACGGGATCGGAGCCCAATGCCTCGAGCAGGCCGTCGCGCTTCAAATCCTCCGGACCGAAGCCGATCATCACCAGGCCCGCCCTGCCGCCCTGCCCTTCGACCAGCGCGTTGGTGGCGAGCGTTGTGGAGAGCGAAACAAGGCTGATCGCGGTGACCGGAACCCTCGCCTTTTCGAGAACGGATTCCACCGCTCCGGCGATGCCGACCGCCAGATCATGGCGCGTCGTCAGCGCCTTGGCCTTGGCGATGACGCCCGCTGCTTCGCTGAAGAGAACAGCGTCGGTATAAGTTCCGCCGGTGTCGATGCCGAGAAGAAGATGCGAGGTCAATTTCTGCTCAGTCCAGTGTTGAGGATCGGGAGGAGCCCCGAACGTGGAAGGATCGTCCGGTGATAGGGCATATTTCCGGGAAAAACCATCGCGTGAGAGCGACGTTTGCGCGTCTGGTCGGTGCAGCGTCCAATCAGACTGCAAGGGTGCGGGTGTTGATACCCCCTCTGCCCTGTGTCCAGCCGATAGATGGGTAACACTTTGAACCGGATACATGGGTTACACTTCTCCCCCCTGCATAGCGGTGTCCGCCCCGGCGCCGGCTGGTCGGGGTTGCAC from Sinorhizobium garamanticum harbors:
- a CDS encoding hydantoinase/oxoprolinase family protein is translated as MTSHLLLGIDTGGTYTDAVLFSEAAGVIAKAKALTTRHDLAVGIAGAVESVLEKARVPVTAISLVSLSTTLATNALVEGQGGRAGLVMIGFGPEDLKRDGLLEALGSDPVLFLPGGHNVHGGETPLDMSALDQALPKLANQVSSFAIAGYFAVRNPAHEKRVRERIREVSHLPVTCSHELSSKLGGPRRALTTLLNARLVSMIDRLIGSCEDFLKLRGIHVPMMVVRGDGALISAAEARLRPIETILSGPAASLVGARHLTGLENAVVSDIGGTTTDVAVLEKGRPRLDADGAVVGGFRTMVEAVAMRTYGLGGDSEVRINDRGLKAKIDLGPRRFLPLSLAAALHGDAVISVLEKQLRATHAGRHDGRLAVRTGLPDHLASGLQPQEQALYDRIGTVPVALADVLLSTPQKATLDRLVARGLVHISGITPSDAMHVLGRQAQWNAAAAHLGLEIAARMKDGSGQPIARSAEWLAQMIVERLTRQSSEVILQACLGEDGAGAIDPATSLAVDRALKREPGIVRFSIGLDRPLVGLGASAPVYYPDIAEMLGTDAAIPAEADVANAVGAVVGQVRASVTVFVTTPEEGIYIVNGAGASERFVDQEQAFGVARHRAQTMALETARANGAEEPAATMWEEIDAPEIEGGRKLIEARFIASASGRPRIAHH